The window AAAGTGTTTTGTTGATATCGCGTAACATAAAAAAATAATTTATTTATATATATTGACTGAAAACTAATTATTTAATTATTTTAATAAGATTTTGAAAAAAAATATTAAAAATAATCATTTTATTCTATTTTTTTTAAAAAACAATTTAAAGTTGTAATTTAAAAAATATAGTATATTTACTGTCAATCAATGATTGATGCGTTATTAGCGCTATTGTAAACACAGAATAAATTATATTTATTGAAATTTTCTTGGTTTTCCGAATTTGTCTATAGCAACATAAACAAAAGTTGCGGTATTTGTACAATACGATAAACCGAAAGAATAATTATCAATTTTTTTAATCCATATCTCTATTTGAGTAGTAATAGAAGTATTTCCGATTTTCATGCAGCGTACATAACAGCTAACTAAATCGCCTGCTGATATTGGTTTTAAAAAATTTATTGCTTCTACATATACCGTAGAAACTTTACCCTTAGAAATTTCTTTGGCTAAAATACCCCCTCCTAAATCCATTTGGTACATAATCCATCCACCAAAAATGTTTCCATTAACATTTTTATACTTAGGCATAGCAAGAGTTTTTAACATTAAGTTTTTATCACACATAATACTACTATTTTTATAATTTAACATTTGTATCCGTTGATAAGATTACCAAAATTTTTTATTGAAAATTTTTTTTAATTGTATTTTAAATTTTATTAAT is drawn from Buchnera aphidicola and contains these coding sequences:
- a CDS encoding hotdog domain-containing protein, encoding MLNYKNSSIMCDKNLMLKTLAMPKYKNVNGNIFGGWIMYQMDLGGGILAKEISKGKVSTVYVEAINFLKPISAGDLVSCYVRCMKIGNTSITTQIEIWIKKIDNYSFGLSYCTNTATFVYVAIDKFGKPRKFQ